The following coding sequences are from one Maridesulfovibrio bastinii DSM 16055 window:
- a CDS encoding PhoU domain-containing protein, with protein sequence MITFEGLDENFKFIILEVSNQLSATRNFVQSPSRSLFRKITSRDDYIDNLKTIIENKCYSRINSDPNLEGHYLNKIRAIQVMCVNLERIADYCVNIVNQMAYLDDKNFIKRFECPEAFDIIEESISQIETGFKSQDMATALAICKSENRLDSLYKDNFNRMMAEMGSGKNIPNLITALFIFRYLERIGDSLLNVGEAIIFSILGERIKIEQFDSLQQTLTKSGFDGSFSDIDFQGIWGSRSGCRIGRVEAKDKESTPPVAQGSIYKEGNLDKIRKEKENLEHWDKMFPGIVPEVFGFHEDKKEHKGAMLVEFLPGCTIDTMILTSDDRDLENAIFILEQNLRHIWTETLKSGPFQTNYMQQLKSRLQGVFQVHPEFDRKNRRLGDEDIQSTEDLINECMAAESSVPAPFTVFIHGDFNCNNVVYSHDNERIRFIDLHRSRDFDYIQDASVFLVSGFRMPVFEKNIREKINNTIARFFNFIGEFAKETNDRTWKARMAFALARSFYTSARFEMNYGFAKEMVNRSIFIMEMINRYSGNWEDFKFQEDILYY encoded by the coding sequence ATGATTACATTTGAGGGATTGGACGAGAATTTTAAATTTATCATTCTTGAGGTCAGCAACCAGCTTTCGGCAACTAGAAACTTTGTTCAGTCGCCGTCACGCTCATTGTTCCGCAAAATAACATCTCGGGATGACTACATAGACAACCTGAAAACAATCATTGAAAACAAATGTTATTCAAGAATCAACTCCGATCCTAATCTTGAAGGACATTATCTCAATAAGATTAGAGCCATACAGGTGATGTGCGTCAACCTTGAGCGCATCGCGGATTACTGTGTAAACATAGTAAACCAGATGGCTTATCTTGATGATAAAAATTTTATTAAACGTTTTGAGTGTCCTGAAGCCTTTGACATCATAGAAGAATCCATCTCACAGATTGAAACCGGATTCAAAAGTCAGGACATGGCGACAGCCCTTGCCATCTGTAAATCTGAAAACCGTCTGGACTCCCTGTACAAAGACAACTTCAACCGGATGATGGCTGAGATGGGCAGTGGTAAAAATATACCCAACCTCATAACAGCACTTTTTATATTCCGGTATCTGGAACGTATAGGAGACTCACTGCTCAACGTGGGTGAAGCCATCATCTTTTCCATTCTCGGAGAACGCATTAAAATTGAGCAGTTTGACTCATTGCAGCAGACTCTGACCAAATCAGGATTTGACGGTTCTTTTTCCGATATAGACTTTCAGGGTATTTGGGGCTCCCGCTCCGGCTGCCGCATCGGCAGGGTTGAAGCAAAAGACAAAGAGTCAACCCCTCCGGTTGCTCAGGGAAGTATCTATAAAGAAGGCAATCTCGATAAGATTCGCAAGGAAAAAGAAAATCTTGAACACTGGGACAAAATGTTTCCCGGTATCGTGCCGGAAGTATTCGGTTTTCACGAAGATAAAAAAGAGCACAAAGGTGCTATGCTGGTTGAATTTCTGCCCGGCTGCACCATAGATACAATGATCCTCACTTCTGATGACAGGGATCTGGAAAACGCTATCTTTATTCTGGAACAGAATCTGCGCCATATATGGACCGAGACTTTAAAATCAGGCCCGTTCCAGACCAACTACATGCAGCAGCTCAAATCAAGGCTTCAGGGAGTTTTTCAGGTTCATCCTGAATTCGACCGCAAGAATAGACGGCTTGGAGATGAAGATATCCAGTCCACAGAAGATCTTATTAACGAGTGTATGGCTGCTGAGAGCTCAGTCCCTGCGCCTTTCACTGTTTTTATTCACGGCGACTTCAACTGCAACAATGTAGTCTACAGCCATGATAATGAACGCATAAGATTCATTGATCTGCATCGCTCAAGAGATTTCGACTATATACAGGATGCTTCTGTTTTTCTTGTTTCAGGGTTCCGCATGCCTGTATTTGAAAAAAACATCCGCGAAAAAATTAACAACACCATTGCAAGGTTCTTCAATTTTATCGGAGAATTCGCAAAAGAAACCAATGACAGAACGTGGAAAGCGAGAATGGCCTTTGCCCTCGCCCGCTCTTTCTATACCTCTGCCCGTTTTGAAATGAACTACGGATTTGCCAAAGAAATGGTTAACCGTTCTATTTTCATTATGGAGATGATCAACAGGTACAGTGGCAACTGGGAAGATTTTAAATTTCAGGAAGACATACTGTATTACTAG
- a CDS encoding DVU_1553 family AMP-dependent CoA ligase: protein MIARTPLDAMTAATIPGLTTDIPTGTDIEQEQLRLLRNLIDYTQKNSPYYRDKLKDIEPEFIKNRQDIQKLPFTTKGDIRMHNSEMLCVSNDDIARIVTIKSSGTTGKPKRLYFTEEDIRLTFNFFSGGMMTMVDPGDKVVILLPGDTPDSTGDILKKALEAKNVSAKTFGLAPDPYATIKILEEEKPQCIVGFPVQLFAASRVDTEKKIPAENIKSLLLCSDYIPDVIVNELESAWNCENFIHYGTVETGLGGGVECSAHCGTHLRETDLLFEIVNPLTGEPLPYGTEGEIAVTTLTRKGMPLIRYRTGDIAAMYNETCPCGSSLRRLSKVSGRFENKLKLESGSQLSLSMLDESIFKIPGVVDFDIEISDTDGSESIKIEASTVRGFENSCAPKIHENLADLNIFGSTEIKINCKPAGCVNPAKRIIKDNRQGSKK, encoded by the coding sequence ATGATTGCCAGAACTCCGCTTGATGCAATGACCGCAGCAACAATCCCCGGTCTTACAACAGATATTCCGACCGGAACGGACATTGAGCAGGAACAGCTACGCCTTTTGCGGAACCTTATCGATTATACCCAAAAAAACAGCCCCTACTACCGGGATAAATTGAAGGATATTGAGCCTGAATTTATAAAAAACAGGCAGGATATACAAAAACTCCCTTTTACAACTAAAGGCGACATAAGAATGCACAACAGTGAAATGCTGTGTGTTTCAAATGACGATATTGCCAGAATTGTAACCATAAAAAGTTCCGGGACCACAGGAAAACCAAAAAGGCTGTATTTTACGGAAGAGGATATCCGACTCACATTCAACTTTTTCAGCGGTGGAATGATGACCATGGTTGATCCGGGAGATAAAGTTGTTATCCTGCTTCCGGGAGATACCCCCGACAGTACCGGAGACATTCTCAAAAAAGCGTTGGAAGCAAAAAATGTCAGTGCCAAAACTTTTGGTCTGGCTCCTGATCCCTACGCTACAATTAAAATTTTGGAAGAAGAAAAACCCCAATGTATCGTCGGCTTCCCTGTTCAACTCTTTGCAGCCTCAAGGGTCGATACTGAAAAAAAAATCCCGGCAGAAAATATAAAATCACTGTTGTTGTGCTCCGACTATATTCCGGACGTTATTGTTAATGAACTTGAATCCGCATGGAATTGCGAAAATTTTATCCATTACGGAACTGTTGAGACAGGGCTTGGTGGAGGTGTGGAATGCTCAGCCCACTGCGGCACACACCTGCGGGAAACCGACCTGCTTTTTGAAATTGTTAATCCGCTGACTGGTGAACCCCTTCCCTACGGTACGGAAGGTGAAATAGCCGTGACCACCCTGACGAGAAAAGGTATGCCCCTGATCAGGTACAGAACCGGAGATATCGCAGCCATGTATAATGAGACCTGCCCCTGCGGAAGCAGCCTGCGCCGGCTTAGTAAGGTCAGCGGCCGTTTTGAAAACAAATTGAAACTTGAGTCAGGTTCCCAACTTTCATTAAGCATGCTTGACGAAAGCATATTTAAAATTCCCGGTGTTGTTGATTTTGATATTGAAATTTCTGACACTGACGGCAGTGAATCAATAAAAATAGAAGCAAGCACTGTTCGAGGATTTGAAAACAGCTGTGCTCCCAAAATTCACGAAAACCTTGCCGACTTAAATATTTTCGGATCAACAGAAATTAAAATAAATTGCAAACCAGCTGGCTGTGTCAATCCGGCCAAAAGAATCATAAAAGATAATAGACAAGGATCAAAAAAATGA
- a CDS encoding HprK-related kinase B, with protein MKRKDIINNYREKYPAHFGLNIDFDGCVIEVQVNTRELQEELADYFKEFITVKKADILITAHECPPQDLGIEYTVKQPDPGKTKIKEEFFDLEDGRIVYKRLTGMIFVFGNGENAAIGPCLENSNQVINFINNRFIEYMLNKGCFLGHAAGVELDGRGIALAGFSGMGKSTLALHLMSLGTNFISNDRVMVDKADKGLTFYGVAKQPRINPGTALNNPDLHCVLKDSEREKFLTLPPDELWNLEHKYDALIDQCYGENKFHLSAPMNGLVILNWNREEKTTVINIVNPADRQDLLPAFMKSTGLFYLPDSDEKQNDPDIAAYTELLSETTIIEICGGVDFELAANACLDFLKTGDLNG; from the coding sequence ATGAAAAGAAAAGATATTATAAATAATTACCGTGAAAAATATCCAGCTCACTTCGGATTAAATATTGATTTTGACGGCTGCGTAATTGAAGTACAGGTAAATACCAGAGAATTGCAGGAAGAGCTGGCTGATTATTTCAAAGAATTCATTACAGTCAAAAAAGCTGACATTCTTATCACGGCCCATGAATGTCCACCGCAGGACCTCGGCATTGAATATACCGTCAAACAGCCTGATCCGGGAAAAACAAAAATAAAAGAAGAATTTTTTGACCTTGAAGACGGCCGAATTGTCTACAAAAGACTGACAGGAATGATTTTTGTTTTCGGTAATGGTGAAAACGCAGCCATAGGTCCATGTCTGGAAAATTCCAATCAGGTTATCAACTTCATTAACAACCGCTTTATTGAATACATGCTTAATAAAGGATGTTTTCTAGGCCATGCCGCCGGAGTTGAACTTGACGGCAGAGGAATTGCCCTTGCCGGTTTTTCAGGAATGGGAAAATCAACACTGGCTCTGCACCTCATGAGCCTTGGAACAAATTTCATCAGCAATGACAGAGTGATGGTTGATAAAGCTGATAAAGGGCTGACATTTTACGGAGTGGCCAAGCAGCCGCGCATAAATCCGGGAACAGCTCTCAACAACCCTGATCTGCATTGTGTGCTGAAAGACAGTGAAAGGGAAAAATTTCTGACTCTGCCCCCTGATGAACTCTGGAATCTGGAACATAAATATGACGCACTTATTGACCAGTGTTACGGTGAAAATAAATTTCACCTGAGTGCTCCCATGAACGGTCTTGTCATTCTGAACTGGAACAGAGAGGAAAAAACAACCGTAATAAACATAGTGAATCCAGCTGACCGTCAGGATCTGTTACCGGCATTTATGAAATCGACAGGACTTTTTTATCTTCCTGACAGTGACGAAAAACAAAATGACCCGGATATTGCGGCTTATACTGAGCTTCTTTCTGAAACAACCATTATTGAAATATGTGGCGGTGTTGATTTTGAACTGGCTGCAAATGCCTGCCTTGATTTTTTAAAAACCGGAGATCTCAACGGATAA
- a CDS encoding histidine phosphatase family protein, with translation MNENKSLILLMRHGQIPQFSPRRYIGKQDFPLDETGLDQARKTGRYLAELNIDRVFCSNLLRTRQTAELARPDFKNKITQIDGLQEIDLGLWEGLTKQQVMADYPSEYEERGLNMRSYRTPEGESFADVQQRAFNAFHKIAEIGGTSLVVAHGGVNRTILCHLLGMDLNNLFKIDQQYCGINLISKTSKGYTVHSVNWRAPELAFTSD, from the coding sequence ATGAATGAAAACAAAAGTCTGATACTACTGATGCGCCATGGTCAGATACCACAGTTTTCACCGCGCCGTTACATAGGAAAACAGGACTTTCCGCTTGATGAAACGGGTCTGGATCAGGCCCGTAAGACCGGGCGTTATCTTGCTGAATTAAATATAGACCGGGTTTTCTGTTCAAATTTATTGCGCACCCGCCAGACCGCGGAACTGGCCAGACCGGACTTCAAAAATAAAATCACCCAGATTGATGGGCTACAGGAAATTGATCTAGGTCTCTGGGAAGGTCTGACCAAACAGCAGGTCATGGCCGACTATCCGTCAGAATATGAAGAAAGGGGTCTAAATATGAGAAGCTACAGAACCCCTGAAGGTGAAAGCTTTGCTGACGTGCAGCAACGCGCTTTTAATGCCTTCCATAAAATTGCGGAAATAGGTGGAACATCTCTGGTTGTAGCTCATGGAGGCGTCAACCGCACAATTCTGTGCCATCTGCTTGGCATGGATTTAAATAACCTTTTCAAAATAGACCAGCAATACTGCGGTATAAATCTGATTTCAAAGACATCTAAAGGTTATACAGTCCACTCAGTTAACTGGCGCGCTCCGGAACTGGCTTTTACTTCTGATTAA
- a CDS encoding DVU_1555 family C-GCAxxG-C-C protein, whose product MDDTSLKIMQLSAQGFCCSQMMIMMALEDQGEENPALVRSMSALCQGIGQSGGICGAVSGGACVLGLYAAKGSPDEEEHEKYKLMVSELMDWFENMTSDEYGGATCDAITGGANVPEMGICGTIVERTRNKVLELLAENDIDPTVPKGSENAF is encoded by the coding sequence ATGGATGATACCAGCTTAAAAATTATGCAGCTCAGCGCACAGGGATTCTGTTGCAGTCAAATGATGATCATGATGGCTCTTGAAGATCAGGGTGAAGAAAATCCTGCACTGGTCAGATCAATGTCCGCTCTGTGTCAGGGAATCGGACAGAGCGGAGGAATATGCGGAGCTGTCAGCGGTGGAGCGTGCGTCCTTGGACTATATGCGGCAAAAGGCAGTCCTGATGAAGAGGAACATGAAAAATACAAACTCATGGTCTCAGAATTAATGGATTGGTTTGAAAACATGACTTCCGACGAATACGGCGGAGCAACATGTGACGCAATAACAGGCGGAGCAAATGTTCCTGAAATGGGAATATGCGGAACTATTGTGGAAAGAACCCGCAATAAAGTTCTCGAACTTCTAGCTGAAAACGATATCGATCCAACAGTCCCTAAAGGTAGTGAGAATGCGTTCTGA
- a CDS encoding DVU_1551 family NTP transferase: MLPDISAIILSAGYSSRMGKAKALLQLGDQSVLERVAENFKINGIEAVTVVTGHHREGVEEESSKHGLKTVFNPDYDQGMFSSVKTGVAALPEKCSAFFITPVDHALFRRGTVKLVLKAFENNEYDIIFPCFKGKPGHPPLISSAIIPRILAHDGNGGLRKVLEDYAAEFPDKILNLEVPDKHILFDMDTPDLYAEALRVLPKIDIPDKDECEIILNDVCKVPEKGLAHARQVGKVAMRIGHELKWHRDHGPDLSMIYAGAILHDLAKGSPKHEQEGGRILSELGFDRIADIVAAHRDVYLKDGRSVAEKEIVYIADKLVRGSQFVSVVYRFEDKMKIFKDDAEAVSAIKRRLGNALRVKESIEHETGKILEDLSLEDGI; the protein is encoded by the coding sequence ATGCTTCCTGACATTTCCGCAATTATATTGTCGGCCGGATACTCTTCCCGCATGGGAAAAGCAAAGGCCCTGCTGCAACTTGGTGATCAAAGTGTTCTCGAAAGAGTTGCCGAAAATTTTAAAATTAACGGCATTGAAGCGGTAACAGTTGTTACCGGGCATCACCGGGAAGGCGTGGAAGAAGAATCTTCCAAACACGGATTAAAAACTGTCTTCAACCCTGATTACGATCAGGGCATGTTTTCCTCGGTCAAAACCGGAGTAGCCGCCCTGCCTGAAAAATGTTCTGCATTTTTCATAACTCCTGTCGACCACGCTCTATTCCGCAGAGGGACAGTAAAACTCGTTCTCAAAGCTTTTGAAAATAATGAATATGATATAATTTTTCCATGCTTCAAAGGTAAACCGGGACATCCGCCACTAATATCAAGTGCAATAATCCCTAGAATTCTGGCACATGACGGCAATGGTGGATTACGGAAAGTTCTTGAAGATTATGCCGCTGAATTCCCGGATAAAATTCTCAACCTTGAAGTACCGGACAAGCATATTCTTTTTGATATGGATACCCCTGATCTTTATGCAGAAGCCCTCCGGGTACTGCCTAAAATCGATATTCCTGATAAAGACGAGTGCGAGATTATACTTAACGATGTCTGCAAGGTGCCTGAAAAAGGTCTGGCCCATGCCAGACAGGTTGGCAAAGTGGCCATGCGCATCGGCCATGAGCTAAAATGGCACCGGGATCACGGGCCTGATCTTTCAATGATTTATGCCGGAGCCATACTACACGATCTTGCCAAAGGCAGCCCGAAGCACGAGCAGGAAGGCGGAAGAATCCTGAGTGAACTGGGATTTGACAGAATAGCAGATATAGTTGCCGCACATAGAGATGTTTATCTGAAAGACGGCAGAAGCGTAGCTGAAAAAGAAATAGTCTATATTGCTGATAAGCTTGTGCGGGGAAGCCAGTTTGTCAGTGTGGTCTACCGTTTTGAAGATAAAATGAAAATTTTCAAAGACGATGCTGAAGCTGTTTCCGCAATAAAACGCAGACTCGGCAATGCCCTGAGAGTTAAAGAATCTATTGAACACGAAACAGGAAAAATTCTGGAAGACCTGAGCCTTGAAGACGGGATATAA
- a CDS encoding amphi-Trp domain-containing protein, with the protein MATEEKFNFDSLQDSQSIGRFLESLIEGFHKGKISLSTDGEEIDLIPCGLLNFTVKAKKKDDSSKLSIKISWKETNQNGKSTDQTISIS; encoded by the coding sequence ATGGCAACAGAAGAAAAATTTAATTTTGACTCTCTACAGGATTCTCAATCCATAGGTAGATTTCTGGAGTCACTGATTGAAGGTTTTCACAAGGGGAAAATAAGCCTGTCCACGGATGGAGAGGAAATAGACCTCATTCCATGCGGACTGCTGAATTTCACAGTCAAGGCTAAAAAGAAAGATGATTCCAGCAAATTATCTATAAAAATAAGCTGGAAAGAAACAAATCAGAACGGGAAAAGTACTGATCAAACCATAAGCATAAGTTAG
- a CDS encoding GAK system ATP-grasp enzyme encodes MKIGVIGIKGAWSSETLAETVAQKTGSEKMLFEMENVRLDLPSGRAYADGVDLSSLDGLIIKKIGKKYSPDLLDRLEMLRMVEGRGTKIFSSPLSILRVLDRLTCTITLQLGDIPMPPTTITEDVDHALKAVEEYGEAVFKPLYTSKARGMFVLKYGPDARKAIEEYKEKYRIMYIQKTIDLKDSDLGIAFLGGEYVTTYARCKTNGAWNTTTVNGGKYAPFDPPEEIIEMARKAQSLFNLDFTCVDVALTDEGPFVFEVSAFGGFRGLRDARGIDAAAKYVDYAMQRIKA; translated from the coding sequence ATGAAAATAGGTGTAATCGGAATTAAAGGAGCATGGTCTTCGGAAACTCTTGCCGAAACCGTGGCCCAAAAAACTGGCTCGGAAAAAATGCTTTTCGAGATGGAAAACGTGCGGCTCGATCTGCCATCCGGCAGAGCTTATGCTGACGGAGTCGACCTTTCTTCTCTCGATGGCCTCATCATCAAAAAAATCGGTAAAAAATATTCTCCTGATCTTCTGGACCGGCTTGAAATGTTACGCATGGTGGAAGGACGGGGAACTAAGATTTTCTCATCCCCGCTAAGCATACTCAGGGTTCTGGATAGACTGACCTGTACCATAACTCTGCAACTTGGCGATATTCCCATGCCGCCGACAACAATCACTGAGGACGTTGATCACGCTCTAAAAGCAGTTGAGGAATATGGTGAGGCTGTTTTCAAGCCGCTCTATACCTCTAAAGCACGAGGAATGTTTGTTCTTAAATATGGTCCGGATGCCAGAAAAGCCATTGAAGAATATAAAGAAAAATACCGCATAATGTACATTCAGAAAACTATAGATCTGAAAGACAGTGATCTGGGCATAGCTTTTCTGGGCGGGGAATATGTAACCACTTATGCCAGATGCAAAACCAATGGTGCATGGAATACTACAACTGTTAACGGCGGCAAATATGCCCCGTTCGATCCACCGGAAGAAATAATTGAAATGGCCCGCAAGGCGCAATCACTTTTCAATCTGGATTTCACCTGCGTGGATGTGGCTCTTACAGATGAAGGACCATTCGTATTCGAAGTCTCGGCTTTCGGAGGATTTCGTGGTCTTCGCGATGCTCGCGGTATAGATGCCGCTGCTAAATATGTTGACTACGCAATGCAAAGGATCAAGGCATAA
- a CDS encoding GAK system XXXCH domain-containing protein, whose product MSREAKIEKYVKPEEVPVFLRSLADAIENGAEGENAYLSVIEGFQRLKMSIKNEFGQTSIRVKAKPPKLKEQPDELPAETDENSVLEGKPAYKKLKKRMKSAFKLIFKTIHEGNLPPDEAVKQFIEDSRLMVTYEGYGDEYYEEYSNAVDNFEKIYQSEDLEKMHEACDALNNIKAHCHAKYD is encoded by the coding sequence ATGAGCAGGGAAGCCAAAATAGAGAAATACGTTAAACCGGAAGAAGTACCCGTTTTTTTACGCAGCCTTGCTGACGCCATTGAAAATGGAGCCGAAGGAGAAAACGCATACCTCTCAGTAATTGAAGGGTTTCAGCGTCTTAAGATGAGCATAAAAAATGAATTTGGTCAGACCAGCATAAGAGTCAAAGCAAAGCCTCCCAAGCTAAAAGAACAACCTGATGAGCTACCAGCTGAAACTGATGAAAATAGTGTCCTTGAAGGAAAACCTGCATATAAGAAACTTAAAAAAAGAATGAAGTCGGCCTTCAAACTTATTTTTAAAACAATACATGAAGGCAATCTTCCCCCGGACGAAGCTGTGAAGCAGTTTATTGAAGATTCGCGCCTCATGGTCACTTATGAAGGCTACGGTGATGAGTACTACGAAGAATATTCCAATGCTGTGGATAACTTTGAAAAAATATATCAATCGGAAGACCTTGAAAAAATGCATGAAGCCTGCGACGCTCTGAACAATATCAAAGCTCATTGCCATGCAAAATATGACTGA
- the trsS gene encoding radical SAM (seleno)protein TrsS, translated as MRSDSEKVDSVTESLCPHCLKVLKAERISENGNIYQLKTCPEHGTFKTVIWRGEPEFSKWKRPKKPSAPLKVLTASDKGCPFDCGPCARHGQHTCTALIEITSRCNMSCPICFADAGQDAATDPSLEKLNSVFDTISEVGGKCNIQLSGGEPTVRSDLPEIIKAARDKGFDFVQLNTNGIKLSETPEYALKLKKAGLSSVFLQFDGTDDRIYRRIRGRDLVEIKYQAIKNCAAAGLGIVLVPVLIPGINVDDIGNIIKAGIEYAPAVRGVHFQPVSYFGRYPEPPSDSDRITLSEVISQLEAQTNGMVSKDNFQPPACEHSLCSFHGNFMIRYDNTLKHLGGSKNRQCCSTGEPGKNIPTAKEGHDKSVAFTARQWSAPVIGRFDKAEAVDDFDRFLERAKTHTFSISAMAFQDVWNIDLERVRGCCIHVATMDGRMIPFCAYNLTSASGKPLHRK; from the coding sequence ATGCGTTCTGATTCAGAAAAAGTTGATTCTGTAACAGAAAGTCTATGTCCGCACTGTTTAAAAGTGCTCAAAGCTGAAAGAATATCTGAAAATGGAAATATCTATCAGTTGAAGACCTGCCCGGAGCATGGGACATTTAAAACAGTTATCTGGCGCGGCGAACCTGAATTTTCAAAATGGAAAAGACCTAAAAAACCATCGGCACCACTTAAAGTTTTAACTGCGAGCGACAAAGGATGCCCCTTTGACTGTGGCCCCTGTGCAAGACATGGCCAGCACACCTGCACTGCTCTCATAGAAATAACCTCGCGCTGTAATATGTCCTGCCCCATCTGTTTTGCCGATGCCGGACAGGATGCTGCAACCGACCCTTCACTTGAAAAACTGAATTCTGTTTTTGACACAATTTCCGAAGTCGGTGGCAAGTGCAACATCCAGCTTTCAGGTGGAGAGCCGACAGTCCGAAGTGATCTGCCGGAAATAATAAAAGCTGCCCGTGATAAAGGTTTTGATTTTGTTCAACTGAATACAAACGGAATCAAACTTTCTGAAACTCCGGAATACGCATTGAAATTAAAAAAGGCCGGACTTTCATCTGTCTTCTTACAGTTTGATGGCACGGATGACAGAATTTATCGCCGGATAAGAGGCCGCGACCTAGTTGAAATAAAATATCAGGCAATCAAAAACTGCGCTGCTGCTGGTCTTGGAATAGTTCTCGTTCCAGTTCTTATCCCCGGCATAAATGTTGATGATATCGGAAACATAATCAAAGCCGGAATAGAGTATGCTCCTGCTGTCCGCGGGGTACACTTTCAACCCGTGAGTTATTTCGGCAGATATCCTGAACCGCCTTCAGATTCTGATAGAATCACATTGTCAGAAGTTATCTCGCAGTTGGAAGCACAGACCAATGGGATGGTTTCAAAAGATAATTTTCAACCACCCGCCTGTGAGCATTCCCTATGCTCTTTTCACGGAAATTTCATGATCAGATATGATAATACTCTGAAACATCTTGGCGGCTCGAAAAACCGTCAATGCTGCAGCACCGGAGAGCCCGGAAAAAATATTCCCACAGCAAAGGAAGGACACGATAAAAGTGTCGCCTTCACGGCCCGGCAGTGGTCTGCACCGGTTATCGGCAGATTCGATAAAGCAGAGGCTGTTGATGATTTCGACCGCTTTCTGGAACGGGCCAAAACACATACATTCTCCATCTCGGCGATGGCTTTTCAGGATGTCTGGAATATAGATCTTGAAAGGGTTCGCGGATGCTGCATCCATGTTGCGACAATGGATGGCAGAATGATTCCATTCTGTGCCTATAACCTTACTTCCGCTTCCGGCAAGCCGCTGCACAGGAAATAG
- a CDS encoding XdhC family aldehyde oxidoreductase maturation factor: MKELSEKICEFLEEGEDLALATICEQSGSTPRSAGARMLIKADGSFFGTIGGGLVEALVQKEAANVFKSCQSIKKAFDLSNKDAAVSDMICGGNLEVIIEYIPACPKNLEAFRLIRDSLIEGRRVMLFSGTSSGNNFHFAVAGAEVRGEVPGSDPAPYMDIKNIPVGIPRVIEKDGTQFMVEAFAPSGCLFLLGAGHVSRCTSQAASKVGFHLTVIDDREEFANRERFEEADRIIVPDNFENCLKDYVIDRDSYLVIVTRGHVHDRDVLKQALETDAGYIGMIGSHKKRDAIYKNLLENGTPQSAIDRVHSPIGIEIGAETPEEIAVSIVAELIAHRAESRKNAS, encoded by the coding sequence ATGAAAGAACTGTCTGAAAAAATTTGTGAATTTCTGGAAGAAGGCGAAGATCTGGCTCTGGCCACAATTTGCGAACAATCCGGCTCGACTCCAAGGTCTGCCGGAGCAAGAATGCTCATTAAAGCTGACGGCAGTTTTTTCGGAACTATAGGCGGCGGACTTGTTGAAGCACTTGTTCAAAAAGAAGCTGCAAACGTTTTTAAAAGCTGTCAGTCAATCAAAAAAGCTTTTGATCTCAGCAACAAAGACGCAGCCGTCTCTGATATGATCTGCGGTGGTAACCTTGAAGTAATCATAGAATACATTCCTGCCTGCCCCAAAAATCTGGAAGCTTTCAGGCTCATACGCGATTCCCTCATTGAGGGACGCAGAGTGATGCTGTTTTCAGGAACATCCAGCGGAAACAACTTTCACTTTGCCGTTGCCGGTGCAGAGGTCCGCGGAGAAGTCCCCGGCAGTGATCCTGCTCCGTACATGGATATTAAAAACATTCCAGTCGGGATTCCCAGAGTTATAGAAAAAGATGGAACGCAATTTATGGTTGAGGCTTTTGCTCCTTCCGGATGTCTGTTTCTTCTAGGCGCAGGGCATGTTTCACGCTGTACTTCACAGGCGGCCTCCAAGGTTGGATTCCACCTGACAGTTATTGATGACCGCGAAGAATTTGCAAACCGGGAAAGATTTGAAGAAGCGGACCGCATCATAGTTCCTGACAACTTTGAAAACTGCCTTAAAGATTACGTTATTGACAGGGACAGCTACCTTGTTATCGTAACCAGAGGACATGTCCACGACAGAGATGTGTTAAAACAGGCTCTTGAAACAGATGCCGGTTATATCGGTATGATAGGCAGTCACAAAAAGCGTGATGCCATCTACAAAAATCTTCTTGAAAACGGCACACCGCAATCAGCAATTGATCGGGTCCACAGTCCCATCGGAATTGAGATAGGAGCCGAAACACCTGAAGAAATAGCTGTAAGCATTGTTGCCGAACTAATAGCCCACAGGGCAGAATCGAGGAAAAATGCTTCCTGA